The sequence AGTTGTGCATCTGGATTATCCCATTTGTAGGCTGAAAAAACGCTCTGCCCGGCAAACAGCGGATTCTTGAGCTCTTTGACCTCGATCTCTTCCGGGTGTTTCAGGCATTCCACCTGCAGGACAGGATCCTTGGAGAGGCCGATGAATCCTGTCTCTGAAAAAGTCCCGCTGGTGCGGATCAGGGGAATCTCCAGCTCAGCAGTTTCCTTGAGTTTGAGGGGAAGATCGAGGCTGTATGACAATTCATATACACCTGACACAGGGTGCTGGAGTATCAGTAGAATCGTGCCGGATTCATCATTCGGATTCACTTTTTTTTCATTGATGAAATTCCCGTCCAGATGCAGGTTTTCTGCAGATCCGGATGGGACTGCTATTTCCAGGGTTGTGATGCCGGCATACTGGATATTGTATGAAAGCAGGCCTTTGAGAGAGCACTGATTCGGATCCAGGCTGACTGAGAGATGATTTTCCACGCTGACTGAGGATGATCTGGTCGTCAGGTCCAGTGTACCTGAGTAGGGATGAGAGTAAAATCTGAAGCCGAGTGCGGTATCTGAACTGGATTCGTTCTGAAGGTCCTGCTCTTCGTTTTCCGTATCTCCTTCCTCAATTTTCAGATCGCAAGGGACAAGGGCGGTCAGATTTCTGGTGTTGAGCATGATGCAGAGAGGCGCTGAGACTGTGATATAGCCGGAATCCGTTGAGGCTGAGCATACATGCAGATCAGGGATGCTGTATGAACTAATGCCTGCTTTGAAATCCTGATGGAATTTCAGGATAAAGTCTTTGGAGTCCTGTGCCTTTTCTTTGAAATTGATCCTGATTTCAGCAGTATTTTTGCCGCTTTCCACAATCTGCCAGTCTTCGATGCAGTCCTCAGGTTCGACGGCAGTCACAGCAAGACTGGAAGGAAAGATGCAGTTTACGCTGAAAACCCCGGAGCTCTTTACAGTAAGCTTGATGCAGTCCTCGATCAGAGTTTCATTTTCGCCGATCCTGATATTGATGGTTTGGCCGGCTGAAAATTGCGGTAGAATTCTGCTCCTTAACAGTTTCAGGTTATAATCTCCTGAAGAAAATCTATAGCAGTAACTGCAGATGAATCCTGATTCATCCCCTTCAGCATCGATCTGAAAAAGATGTTCCCTTGATTCAACGCTGCAGGCAGTCTCTCGATTCCGGAAAATCAGGATCCTTCCTTCGCTCCGGCTGGCGTTTTTCACGCTGATCGGCAGCACCTGAATTCCATCTCCAGATTTGAGTTCGGTTTCCAGCACCAGGCTGAAATCCTTGTCCATCTTTGAAAAGAGGCTGATCTCCAGCATGTTCTTTCCGCCGGTCTGCTCCAGTTTCTGGGATGCCACAGATTCTCCCTTGAGCGAGATTACGCTGTATTCTCCAGGAATTTCCAGCAGCAGCCTGTCGATTCCGCCCTGCTGCAGCCTGATGTTGAAAGTGGAAACAGACTGCACAGAGTCCGGCGTAAGATAAATCCTGCGCAGTTCTTCTGAGGAAAAAGCGGCCTGCACTGATTCAACCGAAGTGGAGCGCCATTTGAGATTTACGGAACTGTCTGAACCGAGGAAAGCCGTAAAAACGCTCGTGCCGGCATTGTGTTTCGTGCTGCCGGTGCAAAGAGGTGTGAGCTCGAATTCCAGGTTCGGTTCAGGGACTGTCAGTTCCAGTCTGGAAACACCGGCTCCAGGCACCTGAAAATCAAGACGGAATCCGTCCTGGTCTTTGCTGATCCTGGTTACGAATTTCAGGGACAGTTCATAAATTCCCGGTTCTGGAAAGACGGCCAGCGGGCTTCCTTCATCAGTGCTGAGAAGCATTTTATGGTTTTTATCCGTGATCTCTGTGATGGCGGTATTTTTAAAACCAAGCGGCAACCTGCTGTAGCCTTTTTTCAGAACCCGCACTGTCAGGCTGCCTGTGAACTCAGCTTGAGAACCTGAGATTTTCCCCTCGTATCTTGCTTCTGAAACTGCAGCTTCAACAGGCGGATTAGTTTCAGCCACTTCCTGGGTCTGGCCGGCCAGCCAGAGTTTGATGAATTCCTGGTATGGAATGAAAACTCCCTTGTTTTCAGAAGAAAACACCTTCTGGAGATTGTCATAAGGGATGTAAACCGCGTCTACTTTCTCCTTTTTTTTAATATCTCCGGCCTGAACTGCAGCCAGTCCGACCAGTATGAAAAGCAGACAAAGTATGAATTTATTCATCGAATCCCCCGTTGGATTTTATTTCTGATATGATAACAGAAAATAACTGTCTTATGTACTCTGTTTTACAGGTGTTTCCAATCGATCTGAAAGGATTGTATAATGAGTATCCAGAGCTTGCCGGAGGTAATATGAACCCAGTGATCGACTGTCTGATGAATCGCAAATCCATCCGTAAATATAAAGATGGAGTGCCTCCAGACGATCTGCTGGAAGCAGTAGTCAGGGCAGGCCAGCAAGCGCCTTTCGCCTACCAGGTTTACAGTGTGCTCCTGACTCGTGAGCGGGAGAAGATTCAGTTCCGGGCTCCCTGGCTGTTCACGATCTGCATAGACCTGCACAAATTCGAGCTGATCATGGCTAAGCGCGGCTGGCAGACTGTTCAAAACGACCTTTCGCTCCTGCTGCTCGGCCTGCAGGATGCGGCTTACATGGCTGAAAACATGGTGACAGCAGGCGAGAGCCTGGGCCTGGGCAGCTGCTACCTTGGCGCTGCGCCGTATCTGGCTCTTAAAATCAGGGAAGAATACAGCCTGCCTGACAGGGTTTTCCCGCTCGTGCAGCTTGTGATGGGATATCCGGACGAAAATCCGCCTGTGCGGCCCCGCTATCCACTGAATTTCGTGCTGTTCGAAGGGAAATACCCGGATATCACTGATGCTCAGCTCGAAGAAGCGATGAAAACAATGGATCAGGGCTATCTCAGCCAGGATTATTATCAAAAAATCAATTACATGATCCCTGTCGGAAAAGGCATGCAAGAGAAATACACATTCGATAATTACAGCTGGTCAGAGCATATCTCGCGCAAGCTCGGGCTCTGGCAATCCGACCTCGGTGAAATGCTGGACAAGCTCGAAAAATGCGGCTTCAAGGTTTCACGGTGAGTGAGTAATCGTTTGACATTGACAAATTTTGTGGTGTGCAGCCAAATGTTGTACGAGTCAATGATTTGTGGCGGGTCCTGGTGCAACTTTTTTTCTTCTTCGCAGAAGCGGCAGCAGATGCCTTCTGAATCCATCGGAACTGCCATTCCATCCATGCAGGTATAAAAGCGGAGGCCCTGAGCCATGGGATTCGTAATGGATATTGAAATCATTACGCTTATTTCAGACATTTTCTGCATTTTTCTCCGTTTTACTCAAATACCTCGTTATCACAATCCCCGAAATTCCCATCAGAATAAAAGATGCCACTGTCCCGTATTCGATCAGGAAGGTGATTTCAAACGGCAGGCAGCGCAGGCAGATGCGTTCGAAATTGAAGACCATGTCTGCAAGCCTGCAATAGAGCAGGTTGAAAAAAAGTAGACCTGTAAGAGCGCCAAGCAGGCCGTTTACCATGAAGATCTGGACAAGGCCCTGGAGTTTCAACTTCAGGAAAAAGAAAGTGGCAATGAAGACTGTCGGCAGCACCAGGAAAAAATCGAAGGGAAATCCCGCATCCATTGGCAGCAGGATGAAATACCAGGAATTGTATGCCAGAAATAAAAGTGAGAGGATGATCGAACCTGTGAAAATAGTAGTAATAAGAGAGAGTCTCAGCTGGCACTGAGTCTGCGTGCCTTTCGCAAAGTCCTCGGGAATCGAATTAACGAGCGCTATTCTGGCACTCCAGAGCCCTCCCAGCATGAAGAACAGCTGGGCAATGTGAAAACCGAATCCCTGATGGTCCCAGATGCTGGACTGATATAAAAACTGATATGCTGCAGGGAGGAGATATCGGAAAAAGGCGTAGGCCAGCAGATTGAGCAGCAGGCCGCCAGCCAGGAAGGCTGCCAGAGGGCTCCGGATTTTCAGGATAAACATGATCCTGACTGCGATGAAGGCCAGAATTATCAGAAGAGGAAAGACCGGATCCTTGATTATAGCCAGCAATTCTGTCCGGCTCAGAAAGCAGGCGACGACTATGGAGAATAAGGCGTTGAACAGCGCGATGAATAGGCTTTGCCAGGATTCGGAGGATAGGATGGATACCAGCTTCAGCTGGAATGACGGGATATTGGAGTTGTTCATCTGCAGCCTCCCAGAGTGCGATAGAATCCGGGCAGTCTGTCCATTTTTCTGATGTTTCGGATGATTTTCAGCATTCCTAAGGATCGATCGGAAACTATGACGTCCTTTACCAGGGATTTCAGCTTCTCTGCAATAAAGCCAGTACCTCCGCCCAGATCCAGAACAAGATCCGTATTTTTCGGCTTCAGCGATTTCCGGATCAGTCCAGGCCTGTACAGGCCGTAAAGGCGCATGAAGGGGTCGTAAACTGGGGAGTAAAGGTTAAAAAAATCAGGCAAAACTTTCCCTCATTTTCATACAGTTTCTTACTTTTATCTTATTTTACCATTTTCAGTCAGATGATGTCGTTTGCCAGTCTCATTCACATAAATTATAATTTGTGTAATCATCCAGAATTCAGAAAGCAGGGGAATCAAGAATATGGAAAATCAAAACCCTGAGAAGAAAGAAAAAAAATCTCTCTGTCTTTAGAAAAGTTTTATTCATTTGTTATTGGAATGGCATGGCAACAGGGTTGCTGGCATTTTTATTAATGAGGAATACTATATATTCAGCAGCATATTGGTTTCTCTCTTCATGTTTGATGACAGGGTTTTTCCACTCGTGCAGCTTGTGATGGGATATCCGGACGAAAACCCGCCTGTGCGGCCCCGCTATCCGCTGAATTTCGTGCTGTTCGAAGGGAAATACCCGGATATCACTGATGCTCAGCTCGAGAAGCGATGAAAACAATGGATCAGGGCTATCTCAGCCCCGATTATCTTTTCGTAATTTGAATTCCTTCACAGCCTTTGCTCGCTGAATCGCGTAATCAGACCATTTATTTCTCATGATACGTCATGATATGTGATGATTCGTGACTTGGAGTAGTTTTTGGCTATAGTTGCTTTAAGAAAAAAGATAAGGGGGAAACGTGAAAAGAGGACTGCTGGGACTGATGATGGCTCTGATTTTATCGGTTCAGATTCATGCCGAAGGAGTGCTCAGCGACAGGCTGCTCCTGTTCAAAAAACTGAAGGACGAGCAGTTCAGGCACGTACTCGCGCTGCTTCTGCTGGAACATGCCCTGTTCACGATAGACAGGGATGTGATCTCAGATGAGATCGACCCTGCCAATCTCTGCGGCGTGATCGAGAGCAGCGACCCGGTCCCGATGCTGCAGTTCAGGGACCGCGGCCAGCTTCTTTCCCGCTTCAACTGGGCCGAGCGGGGTGGCGTTACTCCGATCAGGCATCAGGGCAACTGCGGCTCCTGCTGGGCCTTCGCCTGCGTGGCGGTCGTGGAGTCAGCCTGCCTGATCAACGAAAAACAAAGCGTCGACCTGTCTGAGCAGGACCTGATTGCCTGCAACCCAAGCGGTTACGCCTGCAACGGCGGCAACTACACATCGCTGAACATGGTCCAGCAGAAGGGTCTGGCCCTGGAGCGGGACGTGCCATATCGCGCCACATCGATGGCCTGCGCCAATGAGAACAGGTACTGCAGGATCAAGCGCTGGTTCGGCGTTCCGGCTGATACGAATTCCATCAAGCAGGCGATCATGAAGTTCGGGCCGGTCTATACAGAAATCCTGGTGGACGACTGTTTCAAGTACTATTCAGGCGGCGTGTTCAACCACGAAGCCACTTCAGGTGACATGCACGCCATCGTGATCTGTGGCTAGGACGATTCCACAGGTACCTGGACCATCAAGAACTCCTGGGGCACAAACTGGGGCGAGCGCGGCCTGGCCAGGATCAGGTACGGCGTGTCAGGCATCGGCAAGCGGAACATCGCTGTCCAGTATGCGGGCGGCAACACTGGCGTTGACAATAACAACAATGGCGGCGAAACCGGCAAGACGGCAATCGTCTGCTGCAACGGGGGCGCCAATCTCCGTCAGGGCCCTGGCCTCAACTACCAGGTGATCACCCCGGTCGGAAAAGGGACGACAGTATCAATCGTTG is a genomic window of Candidatus Wallbacteria bacterium containing:
- a CDS encoding SH3 domain-containing protein, coding for MSGIGKRNIAVQYAGGNTGVDNNNNGGETGKTAIVCCNGGANLRQGPGLNYQVITPVGKGTTVSIVGQQADWCKVTIPDGRSGYMYIKALQMQ
- a CDS encoding nitroreductase family protein: MNPVIDCLMNRKSIRKYKDGVPPDDLLEAVVRAGQQAPFAYQVYSVLLTREREKIQFRAPWLFTICIDLHKFELIMAKRGWQTVQNDLSLLLLGLQDAAYMAENMVTAGESLGLGSCYLGAAPYLALKIREEYSLPDRVFPLVQLVMGYPDENPPVRPRYPLNFVLFEGKYPDITDAQLEEAMKTMDQGYLSQDYYQKINYMIPVGKGMQEKYTFDNYSWSEHISRKLGLWQSDLGEMLDKLEKCGFKVSR